The genomic window CCTCTTCTGTCGTATATATGTAGTTGTATTGAGCATATCCATATCATTTTTTTGGCAACCTTTATAGACAATGCTTTAACTTTGCATAATTCATAGCCGTGCGACAGCAGGTGTAATTCAGGCAGACAAAACGCGCTCACACTTGAGTAAACATTGCGCCGAAGGCAACGCGGAATTTTAATTATGGCTAGAACAGACACAAAAggttgtgggtgtgtgtacAAAGCCTTCACACGTGTAGAACAAACTGCCAAATTGCTTGGCTCCATTTTGGTGACTTAATTTCCCAGCCCCGCTGACAAATTCCATCAATAAAAGTTTCATCAAGCCTAAGTGACATTTTCGGGGCTCGCCTATTTAGTCAAATTGTTGCGGCTCCTCGCAGCAAATTGCCAGTGAAAGTGAGCCTGAAAATGCAGgtgaaaagtgggtggtggtggggttTGCCCGCTTGttggaaaattgtttacatTGCAGGCTCAGGCACACCGCCAAATGCGGCATAGTACATTCGTATATGTATTCATGCCTGTTTGTAATGCACGTATACGATTTTATCGATTTTTTACGACATTTTTTACACGTTGAGGCGTGCAAATGCCCTATGAACGTGGGTGGAAGGAGGTGCCGGtctgttttttctgcttttgccAATTTAAAGGGGAAAACCAACTATTTGGACTAGTGACGAAGTAACAGCTATGTTTGGGGTGTTAGTTCCCTCGTCCAGTGTGTACAAATTGGAGTGTTTGCACGGAAAATATTAGCATTTCAGCAAATTGCAGTTGTTATACAAACTCAAAGAGCTCGCTTTCTTGCTATGATTTCGTGGGTGTCGAGGGAGAAATTAGAATAAGAATTTAAGAATTTATGCACACTCTTTTGAGATtgaaagaagaaaaacacTTATTTAGATACTCCTGCAAAAGTACATTTCTTGAAATGCTCTAGTCCAATCGAAATGTAAAATCAGTTTGTGGTGATTCAATTGAAGCCGTGGAATGGCATTCACTTGGCCCAAACACTGGTAATTCAATTTTGCCAATGGAAATGGTGGGCGTAAATAGCCAGCGAGGCACAATTTCCGCGCTTTCCGCATTTTACTATCTGGTAATCGGAAGAAACGCGGAAATGTATGCTATCTGCTGTTGTGATTGCGAACAACAGACAGCTGTGGCTTGGCTAAAACAGTTGGGTCCACTAATCTGCGCCAGCGAAATGCGGACAAATTGTcgcatattttttgtaataacATTTGGGAATGTGACTTTCGGTTGGCCAGCAGGACTTTCATCACAACAAATCCCCAGCAAATCTGAGGACTTGCCTTTGGGTTTGCTCGGCATTTGTTGTTTGGAGCCTCGCCAAATGCCCAACACATTCACGTCACCCATTTCACCCATTGTTTGTGCTCGGGGACCCTTTTTCACCCACTTGGCATCTGTCAGATTTATGACAGTGCCGCTTGACACAGTGCTGGGATTTTTCCCACACCTTCTCTCCTCCCCTGTGCCTTGAAATATGCCCTGCTGCAGTCCTTATAATCGATTTGGTTCGGGAGTAAATTATGCTCTTGGGCGGACATCAATCACTTGTtgtccctgttcgggcgccaccTAAGCACCTGTCAATTGGCCGTAATCAACACTATACAATGTGCAGCATTCACTTGTCCACTTGGGGgtgataaataataattatatttaatgattttGGGAGCGGTGGAATGGGTTTctcttataaataaataataatttaagatAACGTtctatatttgtatttaatggCTGGCTAATCATCCATCATTCATTCAGTTAAGActtaaattaacttttaaaGAACACAAACTCAGACAACACATGCTAATTACAAGTGCCTGGAAAGGATATACCGCCAAGGACACAGTCACATCTCGATAGGGCGctcaattaaaatgtcattTCGAGTTGACCTTTCCGATTGACCTTCACCCAATTTCCCTCTGGCTTGCAGGTTCTCCAGCCGCTATGAGCTTCCACTGCTGGTGCAGAGTGTCGTGATGAACGTGACCATGTTCCTGATGATCCATCTGTGCGTGAAGGTGAAGCGGGTGAATGCCAATAACCGCGAGCACGCCCTGCGAGGTGAGTCCCTTCCCCCAATCAGCCGTTTAAAACCTGTCACCCCGAGCATAAACATGTCAACATGCGCTCCCTCCTTCCAGGCGATGAACTGCATTTGCCCAAAGTGATGACGGACACGGATACGGGCGCCTCTGTGTCCACCGAAGCGGGCGGTAGCGTCCTGAAGCGAGTTCGCTCCCGGCACTATCTCAATGGTGAGTCAGCTGATTCATAATACCTAACAAGTCGACATGGGTGGCTATATTGATGGGCAAAGAAGGGATAGTCTGCACACTAACATTGATTTCCGTTTCAAGATTTTGGCATAATATGcaatgcatatatatgtatatatgcttTTGCTGACACCTTCTTTTCACTCAATTGACGCCAGTTTCCTGTGTCAGTTTGCAGAAAagattgaaatgaaatgaaatgaaagaaattaaatgaaatgggAGAGAGTGGAAAATTGGAGGATTGTAATTTCATTAGCAAAGTACCTTCTGCTGTTTTTATCATACCATATCTTTATGGAGCACAGAGCTCGTTTGCAgttcgcatttatttcttctCCTTCGTTACTTCTTATCACAAACTAGAAAGGCAAGAAACTGGGTTAGGAGGCATGGTGCCAGGCGGCAAATTGATCAACAAACCAGAGAGCAGAACCCATATATACACCCACATCGACGTGAGCTAATTATATTGGCACGCCTTGGGCTTCTTTGTACAATGTACATGGGGCTGGTCGTAAATTGTGCAGCGCCTAAAAGCTGGCAGAGATAATGGAAATTGATTTCCAACTGGCTTCCCATCTGCAGTCGGTCTGTGTTGTGAGCTACTTGCAGAGCTGTAACGTGCTGGGGGGTCATGACCTCTTGCTTTCTTAATGTAGCTAAGGAAAAGTGCAAGCAATATGTGGATATTATAGTAGCAATGTACTACAACTATTTCTAGGCAGGCTTTAGTTTGTGGGTAAACTAATTCATTGAACTGGTTATTGTTTAATTCAATCTCTAATTATATACTTACTCTTGCAGACCTGGACTTCAAATACTTTTGGAACTGGACCGACTTCCAATCGTATCTGGACTTTATGCTAGTCGTGTGGGCCGTTGGTGCCGCCATTACATATCTGATGTTGTCCGTACTTTGGTTTATGGAATCCATGGGCTTCGTTGCCGTCTTTACCGAAGCCATGTTGGGTGAGTCTAGGCTATACAAAATAATGTGGCTATATATCAATctggcatttgtttgtttcgcATGTAGGGGCGCCACAATTTTTGCGCAACTTTAAGAATAAATCAACATATGGTATGAGCATACACATGGTGATCATGTGGACGCTCGGTGATATGTTCAAGACTGGTTACTTTATTGTTAGGAAAGCCCCATCGCAATTCTGGATCTGTGGCACGCTGCAGGCAAGTATTTTATACTTACATCAGAACTATAAActctaataataatatatattgaatttcAGGTCAGCTTGGACATAGCGATCCTGTCACAGGTGTGGTTCTACCGTAAGAATTCCAAGCCGCGCGACCTGCGCCGCGGCGATTAGCAGTTTGCCCCCGAAGAACAGCCACAGCACATCCATCACCACGACTTACATACATCCCATTCCGAGGAGCATCAGCTTTCGCTGCCCGTCACAGTGAGCAGCAGTGGAGACGATCATCTGCTGACGGCACGAGCGGATGACGAGCACTTTAAGGTGCTGGACTTTGGTCAGTGCCACGATAACCGTGCGTTTCAATATcacaataataacaagatgTTGCCCAGACCAGGAGGCAGTGGCAAGAGTAAGGATGATAGCAGCATGGCAGCTGCCTTGGAGGTCGTCATTGTCCATTCCCCGGCTTCCACAGAGCAGAGACTGATTGGCGCTCAGGAGGCAAGTGGCTGCTGCCGCAGGAAGCGCAATAATGCCACCCAAACTAGATTGGAGGGTGgcagttgctgctgtgtgATCACCACCCATCATcaccactgccactgcaaTCACCATAGgcatcatcaccaccaccaccatcattgTCACTACAGTAGCACAAAGAGACGAGCTCTGCTGCACCAGAAAAGAAGTCATCACCATCAGAAGCATCTGCAAATTAAGCAGACGAACCATAAACAAATGCTTCCATCTAACAACAACAAGTCTTCCTTGGACTCTAGTGATGAGGCAATGCATCATCAGGCCATTGCCATTGAAATCGATGCAGCAACGATGAGCGAGGACGGCGAcgaaaacaacagcagcacgGCCACCTCGAATTTTCCGTATAAGGTGGCCAGTGAGGGTGTAAAACCCATTATAATGGCTCCTCTTCGAGAACAACATCGTCACAGAAGGGGTTCGTTGAATTCCAATACCACAATTGAAACCGATGAACTGTCGCACGATGAAGACGATGACGATGTGCGGATGGGCTCCCACCATTTACCAGAAGATGAGACCCAACTAACTCAGCCAGCGGTTGCGAATAGTTCCAGTAGCTCCACAAAGAGAGGAAATCCCGCCTCGGCTCCAGCGCGAAATGAGTGTGTGCGGATCAAGAGAAAAAGGTTTATAGCTGAGGCTGGACAGGATTACTGCAGCAGTTGCTCAagttcctgctcctgcagcaGTTTGGATGAGGATCTAGACGCGCATCATGAAATGACTGTGGCAGCGGAGTGTCACCAATGCATTCCCGGTTCTCGGAGAGCCAGCTTCTGCTCTTGCCAGAATTCTAGCTGCTGTTGTGGCTCGTGTTCCCAGGAAGATGGGGAGGAGGAAGCGgatgacgaggacgacgaGACCACGGGACAACGGGAAAGTTTCTGTACAGCTGCAGACCACACCATTACTCCTTCCCAAGAGGGTGAGGATATGCATAGCAGTACACTGACACCCCTTAGCACCCACAGGTCGTCGTTTATGGACCAGGATCATGGAGATCACACCATGAGGAGTGATACCGGTGGAGGCAACATAACTGATGCGGACGCCTCTTCATTGAGCCAATCAGCAGAGTACTTTTCGCTGTCATCCGCCGCTGGAGGCGTTACTTCTTTACCCACCAAAGAAGGAGATAAACTGGATAAGCTGGAGAGCAAGGAGACGAAGgaattaaaagaaaaagaagtgGAGCCACCGTCCTGCAAGCACTGGCATCGCAATCCTCATGGCAAGCATAAACGCGGATCTTCTCCTGTGGATAACTCCTTATGACGAAGTGTCTCGCTGGTCGCCTGGCCAGCAATCGACGTAAATGCCTTGCTGCAGCAGACTATAAGGAAGTCAGCCGTGCTGCAGGAGACGCCAGTGCGCAGGAAAACCACTGCCAAAAGGGGTTCGGGAACCACGGGAAGTAATGATTCCTCCACGGCAACACTAACAGCCAGTGTTGTGACGGTAGCTAAATTTCCAGGAACTGGACTAGTCAGCACTGTCACCAGTTTGAATGGATGTGGAACCACCTATAGCTACACCACCACCACGGCTGCGCCCGTGAATCCTGCAGCTTCCGGCAAGAAGAACACCAAGTACACGCCGGTACCAAACTCCGAGGCCTACCAGCGCGATCCACTGCAGCAGAGCTCGACGGAGATCATCTTATAACTCATGCAAACATACCTCTGCACCTTTCACTATTATACAGTGCGTAACCGTATAAGAGTCAAGGTTAAACTTCATTAGTAAAAAGGGataatatataatacataatacataaaaCATAACACCAATACTCGTGGAAATCTAAGGAGTGGTAtaacgaaaaccaaaattCATAAAGCTGttcaatttgttgttattCGGGGGTAACAAAAACCAAGATGAGGATGTAGAAAAGGCAGACCTAGTTTATACACATTAGAACATAAAACCAATGTACATTACTTCTTATGTGAGATGCAGCTACAAAGATTAGCTTACAATGTAAACTAGTTTTAAACATTTAGTTTCGGACTATGTGAATTTAAAGAAAAGGGTTTCAGCTGGGGAAGGGACCAAGCCAGAGTTGACACAGCCTTCAAGTTTTCCAGAATCCACGCAGAGACATATCCACATTGTGCAAATTTCTCGCTAAGAAAACTTCCCTCAGCTAGGGCCTAAAACCTTGTTTAGATTTAACTTTATAAATCGTCATTGTTTTTCGTACGTCGTTAGTCGCATTATTTTTGTAGTCCTGTAAgttcaatttgtatttaaatcaacaaaatcaAACTTTAATCTCGATATTATTctttaaagaatttttaattttataatttcctaGCAGAATTTATTAGCTAAGAtctatacaaaattatacGAAAATAAACGAAACCCAAGCAAATTcataatttccatttgttttgattttcctaatttcaattttatttgttttcaaatgGCACACATCCTAATGTTTAGCTATATTATTCTAGATATAACGTATAAAAACTActaagcaaacaaacatcTTCCTTGCAATTTTGAGATTCCGTTGAAAACGTACACACACAagataaatatgaaaattgaattatttttaagccacgtaaatatttattcaaagtGCTTGAgaatatttaagaaatatttaaaaactactATTACCCATTGGAGGGGAAGATAACATTTGTTGATTAGTATGTAGCAGCtatttttgattgttttcctATGGCATATTGGTTATGTAGCATCCTAATATAATATATCTGTTGCAGATGCGCAGTATTATATTCTTTGTAAAGCCATTATTAAACTGTAACGAATTACTTATTAACAATGAAATGGAGACAAATACTCCAAATCAATTACAGCCGTTATATGAAGAGCATTTGGATTGTAGAATCTTTTTCAAAACCGAAATGGTTAATATACTCATATTACTGGTATTTATATAGACATACTCGTAAGTCCAGAAAAGCCATAAGAAGCAATAAATGCGAACGACAAGTGGATATTTAATAATACTAATCCCACTTGTTTGCTACTGAATTTACTTTATTGGTGTTCTAGACATTtctcaaacaaaataaacgtAAACTATGCGATACCAAATAAGGgtaaagttttttaaatggCTAAACGGGTTATGCGATATAAGAAACTGAttagattattattatttattgaatattttttaagtcGTTTGAAAACCGCGCGGTTGTGGTTGGTGTATTTGCTAACATAGGTAACTGAAGATGGTGTAGAATGTAGACATAAGCCCATGCATCGCTTAGCATCGATAGAAAAAGGAATCGACAACTATCGACAAGAAACATCGGTGGTCGGTGCAAAGATGTTATTTTACATCTCTACCGCTCTCGCGGGCGAAAAAAAGTGCAGTGCAGCGAAAAGTTGGTGCTCCAGTGTCCAGACCAGGAAATAATTCAAAAGTCGTATCGAAACGGCGAACGTTATTGCTTTTCGCTAGCGCGCAATAAAAGATATAATTGTCGGGAAGAACTGCATTTGATTGGTTTGCCCGTCgttattatttgtttgtctgtGCGAGTGGCGAAGGAAACGAAAGGAACGAAAATCGTGAATAAAGCGGAACGCTGATAAGCACGAATCGTGAGAAGAAAACAGAAGAACAGCgaattgcattttgcacttGGCAAGTGAGTGAATGTGTGTGCTCCGTCTTTTGTTACCTCTTTTAAATCCTCTTCTTTACTCCTTATCGCTTatccctttttgtttttggtgtaTCACAACAATTTGCCAATTAAAAGCTCTTGACCTCTCTCTCTTACAAATAGAACGTTGTGCGTTACACATGCTACCCCTGCTTCTCCGTCTCTCTTCCTCCCCTTCGATATTCAATTGAAGCATGACACTAACAAACAAGCCTGTCAAATAAACGGTCGGTTGTCCACATGTTTGTGCTTGTCCTATTCATGCACTCTAGCTTTTGACATTGCTTGGAATTGGTATCTGTTAGCAAGTGCGAAAGGGAGGGATGCTGCCTCTGTCTCGCTCTGTCAATGCCAGCTTTTCATTGAACTTGATACTGAACATTTTCAAGAGTTCTTTTGTCGACGCTTGTTTCTTGCAGTGCAAGCCACTTTCCCAAGGCTGCAGTCATGGTCAAGTTCTTAACTTAAGATTCCCACAAATAATGCTTCaaaaatttatatgtttatcATTTTACTGAGTAGTTTTTAACTTGTGTACATTAATCTTTTTGAAGTAATTGAGTCATTATTATTACAAACTTTAGAATAAAGTCTTGACAAAATTCGgtatatttacatacatagttaattatgataattttACCTTTTAAATAAACCCCACTAGGTAGTAGAACACAGTTCCTTAAGCTggaaaaagttaaaaagtattaaaaatcCCTTTTAAAGGGGAAACTTTTCTTGTTTGTGGGTTTTTAATTCCCTTTTGTACTTGTTGTTCCTTGACGTATTTGCCTTTATTGCCTGGGACAACTAAGATGAAAGAAAATGCCGAAAAGCTGTGTAGCGAGAGATTGTGGAAATAAATCTAAGCAAATGTGTGTACGGAAAATGCTGAAATGGTATTTCACGCCCACTCACATGCAAACAcgtacatatttatgtatgtatatgtagtaCATATACATGGAGTAGGGGCCAAGAAGTCGGAAAGGCTTCTCCACATTATTTGGTATTCATGAATGAAATCAGAGCGCCATGTTGGCAAGAGCCAAAGGGGGAGAGGGATAAGCTTTGCCGATAGATTATATTCCCTGCCTGCTCTATCTTATCTCATTCCTCTGCCTACGCTTTCTTCTTAAGCACAGTTAGACAGGCGCCATGGCGCTTTGCATCCCCTTTTACAGTAGAAACTAATTTATCATTAACTCGATTTCcatcataaaaatatattttcgtttttcttgCTCAgctgaataataaaaaaattgtaatatttaagtttgcattaaatatgattttcaTTTGGTAAACCTGTTGtagaattaaataaaattttcattaacattgcaaaaattaaacatttatcaCAATAACCGTTTATATGGAAGATTATTTTACTATCTTAAATTACCTATAATTACATGTTTGTTGCCCCTTTAACGAGTGCCCACTGTATTTGGTATCCTGTTGTGCATCTAAATCTCACTTGATCAGCGAAGCCAAGCTCGGCTGTGTGTGCACTTTGGCACATCAACTTTTTATGGACCCGCCGAGcaggcattttatttttacgcCTGAATTAATTTATAGATTTAGCCCGGCACACGCATAAATTGATTATGCATACCCATGAAAGTGGCACCAGGAGTCGTCGGGATGGGACTCAAGGATACCCCCGGGGAACTCTATAAATAGGGCGAAAGAGCAAAGGGTCCTCGGCAATTAGATGAACTTTCCTGCCATCGCATGAATTTACGCATTTTACATGAGTGGGGGTGCCCGTGGCAGGTGATAAACAATTTCACCAAGCATAAACAATGAGGCAGGTAGCACTTACAACCAAGTCCGTGTGTCCAGTTCAGCACGTCTATACTTTAGTTTGCCCCCAGGTCTATTACTGACGTCAGCTCCCCTGTACTTTGTTATTTCTTGGGAGGTTTGGAACTAAAGATGTGATCTGTGTGTAATACCTAGTAAGCactaaaaaaatgttatgtttTATAATAGTCTTTGATAAGGTGGAACGCATTTGTCAAATGGTAAATGAGCACTTATCCACAATTTAATAATGTTTTCCGCGCCACCCTGAGCATCAAGCACTTGAAGCTTATCTCGCTTGCAATAACCGCTATCCAAAGTGCTTAACTTTGACACCCgacaaaagccaaattgaCAGGTCGCTCCACACACAAGCTATCGAGATAGACGTCCATAGATGCAccgaaaacaattttcaagcGTTTAACAAGAATATTTACAGCAGAGATATGAGTTAAAGTTTGTGCAGAGCAGTAGCGTTGGAAACACGAATTTTTGAGTCTGAAGATTGTATACACTTTTCTATCGAAATGGGAagtattattttcttaacAAAACCataaatttggtaatttttacCTGTGCAATTTCTTGAACACTTACCAGACAGAGCCGCCATTCACTTGCTAGCGTCATCAAATGACGCGAATATCCCTTTTCCGATGTGTCCGTATCAAAGTCTACTTTTAACCCGTGAGATGTGGTTATTGTTGTGGCTTCTGatgtttttgctttcgttGTTGCTCTCTTGTCGCaatcaatttcataaatgGCTTCCGTTCGAATGAAACACGCGCCATCAGAGAACCGGGCAGAAAACAATCCGGAGTAGGGAAAAAGGAGTGCCTGAGCCCAGGCTTTTCATCTCGGGTGTCTAGGAGACCACTGTTTTGTATGTACGTGCTGCATGTGGCTGGCGCAGTCTTaataaatac from Drosophila yakuba strain Tai18E2 chromosome 2L, Prin_Dyak_Tai18E2_2.1, whole genome shotgun sequence includes these protein-coding regions:
- the LOC6526969 gene encoding LOW QUALITY PROTEIN: uncharacterized protein LOC6526969 (The sequence of the model RefSeq protein was modified relative to this genomic sequence to represent the inferred CDS: substituted 2 bases at 2 genomic stop codons); amino-acid sequence: MDWIINDEMGLTVGHVVGWAAASAMVIGGVIPYVPQYIEIKKTQDAEGFSLYVCLALLVANSLRILFWFSSRYELPLLVQSVVMNVTMFLMIHLCVKVKRVNANNREHALRGDELHLPKVMTDTDTGASVSTEAGGSVLKRVRSRHYLNDLDFKYFWNWTDFQSYLDFMLVVWAVGAAITYLMLSVLWFMESMGFVAVFTEAMLGAPQFLRNFKNKSTYGMSIHMVIMWTLGDMFKTGYFIVRKAPSQFWICGTLQVSLDIAILSQVWFYRKNSKPRDLRRGDXQFAPEEQPQHIHHHDLHTSHSEEHQLSLPVTVSSSGDDHLLTARADDEHFKVLDFGQCHDNRAFQYHNNNKMLPRPGGSGKSKDDSSMAAALEVVIVHSPASTEQRLIGAQEASGCCRRKRNNATQTRLEGGSCCCVITTHHHHCHCNHHRHHHHHHHHCHYSSTKRRALLHQKRSHHHQKHLQIKQTNHKQMLPSNNNKSSLDSSDEAMHHQAIAIEIDAATMSEDGDENNSSTATSNFPYKVASEGVKPIIMAPLREQHRHRRGSLNSNTTIETDELSHDEDDDDVRMGSHHLPEDETQLTQPAVANSSSSSTKRGNPASAPARNECVRIKRKRFIAEAGQDYCSSCSSSCSCSSLDEDLDAHHEMTVAAECHQCIPGSRRASFCSCQNSSCCCGSCSQEDGEEEADDEDDETTGQRESFCTAADHTITPSQEGEDMHSSTLTPLSTHRSSFMDQDHGDHTMRSDTGGGNITDADASSLSQSAEYFSLSSAAGGVTSLPTKEGDKLDKLESKETKELKEKEVEPPSCKHWHRNPHGKHKRGSSPVDNSLXRSVSLVAWPAIDVNALLQQTIRKSAVLQETPVRRKTTAKRGSGTTGSNDSSTATLTASVVTVAKFPGTGLVSTVTSLNGCGTTYSYTTTTAAPVNPAASGKKNTKYTPVPNSEAYQRDPLQQSSTEIIL